The following proteins are co-located in the Pomacea canaliculata isolate SZHN2017 linkage group LG10, ASM307304v1, whole genome shotgun sequence genome:
- the LOC112573157 gene encoding peroxiredoxin-like isoform X4: MSQLGQLSLGKPAPDFTTKAVVNGEFKDVSLTQYKGKYVVLFFYPLDFTFVCPTEIIAFSDRAEEFRAINCEVLACSTDSVFSHLAWVNTPRKQGGLGNMNIPLLEDKTGQISRNYGCFKEEDGIAYRGLYVIDGNGTLRQITINDLPVGRSVDETLRLVQAFQYTDKHGEVCPAGWKPGSDTIKPGVKESKTYFSKVN, encoded by the exons ATGTCTCAACTAGGACAGCTATCCCTGGGCAAACCAGCCCCCGACTTCACCACCAAGGCCGTCGTCAATGGAGAGTTCAAGGACGTGTCCCTGACCCAGTACAAGGGCAAATACGTCGTTCTCTTTTTCTACCCACTGGACTT CACCTTTGTCTGCCCAACTGAGATTATCGCCTTTAGTGACCGTGCAGAAGAGTTCCGTGCCATCAACTGTGAAGTGCTGGCCTGCTCCACTGACAGTGTTTTCTCTCACTTGGCATG GGTCAACACACCACGCAAACAGGGAGGCTTGGGGAACATGAACATTCCACTTTTGGAGGACAAAACTGGACAAATCTCGCGCAATTATGGCTGCTTTAAGGAGGAGGATGGCATTGCTTACCG AGGTCTTTATGTCATTGATGGCAATGGAACACTTCGACAAATTACCATAAATGACTTGCCTGTGGGAAGATCTGTAGATGAAACACTTCGGCTGGTGCAGGCATTCCAGTACACTGACAAGCATGGCGAAG TTTGCCCGGCTGGTTGGAAACCTGGAAGTGACACCATCAAACCTGGTGTGAAGGAGAGTAAAACCTACTTTTCTAAAGTCAACTGA
- the LOC112573155 gene encoding mitogen-activated protein kinase kinase kinase 1-like isoform X1 — protein sequence MASPAESSENEYPGSPEESVNGAAGAQHGEGEETENFQGPHKWRQNLRHVKAPKFENSDIASDITESARDCVSDRKLSVVSEEDLADNAARSNKTNPEIPPWKKEYLEKKKDHQTGKVSSSGASQIPISNLMRRRSKHLSETESAFTRQVVNSGITQSSRKKISPSNSFRSQSANTYTGRKTPSQGSLTDVSSTYLTQKRIERVQRARLYLLQQTGPNSFLIGGDSPDHKFRVIIGPQTCSCGRGPHCVHVLFVMLRVFQVGESDPCLSSKTLKNYEVENLFRIYHDKRSSRLTQRRQEKPKEIHTPEEGTEQAVSLMGGNSNPSENDAGSTKEEEDICPICLLEMLEGESLIKCEKGCNNRLHHHCIAIWFEECRRQNDPLNCPLCRAQWTTNTTEIKISSNQGENNDLLEAPTSTRSSSPQATRVESDSQLPHAEPVPQEFEAVAAPWKEALGEDLVNCLFSRNWSIRETGLKHLGKELVGTLLRSAGEGRSGAIVSSTRTAATQNMLETTSHILAHMCADPVYRVFVASLRSMRTMLGYTPCRDEHQRERLQKLLKPIVDAIFLKCTDGNRRTSQLSLSTLVELAKGQNGELAVGREIVNPGTDGLHGLDFVVKCATEDYNIDSVQWQWLLGRLYIIDKLIEEFPNDFLPHRILPDGAGAAVEKDEPPEEAGAASENKPSQDPPHQANYARLMSVAHFAVKAVCSSHMRIARMSRRVFLLSAKLGAHLEQVIDQLEELLNNISSSSILSLKRKLRRIVADFQLSEKIVHELQHGSEKLVHGTKFESTSSTPVDSPLSSPRCHSPSTVVLEEAGDGSKQNSCPVTSPIIPQQKTHRKLRRHSARRSFRECSVSRAAPSPQGETDLSTFGREGKTDNAVVEASIKENVSSTFKPPTNLPCASPPRPLTPPRTLACFTPTIKVNSILVSSGQYTAVERRDRQEECGNETLRRTYLDSSVSLKMGEMTMFVDEGEIKSPPPDVLIAEEKKSFSLKKCCCPCHQHDTSLYDDAASQTSGFAGVHNSPQSYRNRFHTAEQESMSSDDFLDFSASSTSNNEKPVSFKSEVAESPKSSPSHTLSGGSQHADCTCKEEVEKEEAEALALAMEVSEQQTPIPIVPGLTPTAREEVITIRIQPDEANNGSGDMSTRNSQTYMEGFHWVKGPLLGTGAFSTCYQARDARTGVIMAVKQISFCRNSPVEQESVIEAITTEIHMMSRLSHPNVVRILGATKQGCHFNMFVEWMPGGSVSYLLGQYGAFTEHVIINYTRQILRGLAYLHDNHILHRDLKGANLLLDSTGQLLRIGDFGASARLASQSTGAGEFQGQLLGTIAFMAPEVLRGESYGRACDVWSVGCVMIEMSTCRPPWNSHDISNHLALIFKIASSVDPPPIPDNLSPPVRDLLLRCLEQKSEFRPPAKDLLMHPLFIQYSNK from the exons CTTCCCCCGCCGAAAGTTCTGAGAATGAATACCCAGGTTCTCCAGAAGAAAGCGTAAATGGCGCTGCTGGCGCCCAACACGGAGAAGGCgaagaaactgaaaactttcaagGTCCTCACAAATGGAGACAGAACTTAAGGCACGTAAAAGCTCCGAAGTTTGAAAACAGCGACATCGCCTCTGACATAACTGAGTCTGCAAGAGACTGCGTGTCCGATAG GAAACTATCAGTGGTGTCAGAGGAAGACTTAGCTGACAATGCTGCACGCTCAAATAAGACCAACCCAGAAATTCCACCATGGAAGAAAGAATacctggaaaagaaaaaggaccATCAG ACTGGGAAAGTGTCTAGTTCTGGAGCATCACAG ATACCTATTAGTAACCTGATGAGGCGCCGAAGTAAACATCTGTCAGAGACGGAATCTGCATTCACACGCCAAGTTGTCAATAGTGGAATTACACAGTCTTCAAGGAAGAAAATATCACCATCAAATTCA TTTCGCAGTCAATCAGCCAACACTTATACCGGTCGGAAAACACCATCACAGGGCTCTCTGACAGATGTTTCATCCACTTATCTAACTCAAAAACGAATTGAGCGAGTACAGCGTGCTCGTCTTTATCTGCTGCAGCAGACAGGGCCTAACTCCTTCCTTATAGGTGGGGATTCTCCAGACCACAAATTTCGTGTCATCATCGGACCACAG ACATGCAGCTGTGGCCGGGGACCCCATTGTGTTCATGTCCTCTTTGTCATGCTTCGTGTCTTTCAAGTTGGAGAGAGTGATCCCTGCCTGTCCAGCAAAACCTTGAAAAACTATGAg GTGGAGAACCTCTTTCGGATTTACCATGATAAACGAAGCTCGCGCCTTACCCAGCGACGGcaagaaaaaccaaaagaaattCATACACCTGAAGAGGGTACAGAACAAGCTGTGTCTCTGATGGGAGGAAACAGCAATCCATCCGAGAATGATGCAGG TAGCACAAAAGAAGAGGAGGACATTTGTCCTATCTGCCTGCTAGAGATGCTTGAGGGAGAGAGTCTCATCAAATGTGAGAAAGGCTGCAACAACCGCCTGCATCACCACTGCATAGCTATTT GGTTTGAGGAGTGCCGCCGTCAAAATGATCCATTGAACTGCCCTCTTTGCCGTGCCCAGTGGACAACTAACACAACTGAAATTAAgat CAGCAGTAACCAGGGAGAGAACAATGATCTGCTGGAAGCCCCCACTAGCACACGTTCTTCATCGCCACAGGCAACGCGAGTTGAGTCAGACAGTCAGCTGCCACATGCTGAGCCAGTGCCACAAGAGTTTGAGGCTGTTGCTGCACCATGGAAAGAG GCTTTAGGAGAGGACCTTGTGAACTGTCTTTTCTCACGTAATTGGTCCATTCGAGAGACGGGCCTAAAGCATCTGGGCAAAGAGCTTGTGGGCACATTACTGCGCAGTGCTGGAGAAGGACGTTCTGGTGCTATTGTGTCTTCTACCCGTACAGCTGCAACACAAAACATGCTCGAAACAACATCCCACATTCTGGCCCACATGTGTGCTGATCCTGTATACAGAGTTTTTGTTGCCAGCTTG CGATCCATGCGAACAATGTTGGGGTATACACCGTGTCGAGATGAGCACCAGAGAGAACGTCTTCAAAAGCTGTTGAAACCAATTGTTGATGCTATCTTCCTGAAATGCACGGATGGCAACAG ACGCACAAGTCAGCTGTCACTTTCAACACTGGTGGAGCTTGCTAAAGGCCAAAATGGAGAACTAGCTGTTGGACGAGAGATTGTCAATCCTG GAACAGATGGCTTACATGGCCTAGACTTTGTTGTGAAGTGTGCTACAGAGGATTACAATATAGACAGCGTGCAGTGGCAGTGGCTTCTGGGGCGTCTTTACATCATTGACAAACTAATTGAAGAGTTCCCCAACGATTTTCTGCCTCATCGTATACTTCCTGATGGAGCTGGCGCAGCAGTTGAAAAAGATGAGCCACCAGAAGAGGCTGGTGCTGCAAGCGAAAACAAACCATCGCAGGATCCACCGCATCAGGCCAATTATGCACGACTGATGTCCGTAGCACATTTTGCTGTAAAAGCAGTGTGCAGTTCTCACATGCGCATTGCACGGATGTCACGTCGAGTTTTTCTCCTTAGTGCCAAGCTTGGAGCTCACCTGGAGCAGGTGATCGATCAGCTCGAGGAACTCTTAAACAACATATCATCATCctctattctttctttaaagCGAAAACTTCGTCGAATTGTGGCAGACTTCCAACTGTCAGAAAAGATCGTTCATGAGTTGCAGCATGGGTCAGAGAAACTTGTTCATGGCACTAAATTTGAGTCAACTTCATCTACGCCAGTAGATTCACCTTTATCAAGCCCTCGGTGCCATTCCCCCAGTACTGTGGTATTGGAAGAAGCTGGTGACGGCAGCAAACAAAATTCTTGCCCAGTTACATCTCCCATCATCCCCCAACAAAAAACTCATCGCAAACTTCGGCGTCATTCAGCTAGGAGAAGTTTCCGTGAATGCTCTGTGTCTAGGGCAGCTCCCTCTCCTCAGGGGGAAACAGATTTGTCAACATTTGGTAGGGAGGGAAAGACTGATAATGCTGTAGTTGAGGCATCTATCAAAGAAAACGTAAGCAGCACTTTCAAACCCCCCACCAACCTCCCTTGTGCTTCACCTCCACGCCCTCTCACCCCACCTCGTACCCTTGCATGTTTCACACCCACCATTAAAGTAAACAGTATACTTGTGTCATCTGGCCAGTACACAGCTGTTGaaaggagagacagacaagaagaGTGTGGCAATGAGACATTGCGAAGAACTTACCTTGATTCCTCAGTTTCCTTAAAGATGGGTGAAATGACGATGTTTGTGGATGAAGGTGAAATAAAATCCCCTCCCCCAGATGTACTTATTGCTGAAGAGAAGAAGTCATTTTCATTGAAGAAGTGCTGTTGTCCTTGTCACCAGCATGATACCAGTCTTTATGATGATGCAGCATCGCAGACCTCTGGGTTTGCAGGTGTGCACAACTCTCCACAGAGTTATCGAAACAGGTTCCACACTGCAGAGCAAGAGTCTATGAGCAGTGATGACTTTTTAGATTTCAGTGCTTCATCAACCTCCAACAACGAAAAGCCTGTCTCTTTCAAGTCAGAAGTCGCTGAATCTCCAAAGAGCTCACCTAGTCACACACTCAGTG GTGGAAGCCAGCATGCTGACTGCACGTGCAAAGAGGAAGTGGAGAAAGAAGAGGCTGAAGCTCTGGCTCTGGCCATGGAAGTCTCAGAACAACAGACTCCAATTCCTATAGTACCTGGCCTGACCCCCACAGCCAGAGAGGAAGTGATCACCATTCGCATACAACCTGAT GAGGCCAACAATGGAAGTGGAGATATGTCTACTCGAAACAGTCAGACGTATATGGAGGGTTTTCACTGGGTGAAGGGGCCTTTGCTGGGCACAGGTGCCTTCAGCACATGTTATCAGGCACGTGATGCTCGTACAGGTGTAATTATGGCTGTCAAACAG ATTTCCTTTTGTCGCAATTCTCCTGTTGAGCAAGAGTCCGTGATTGAAGCTATTACAACAGAGATTCACATGATGTCTCGACTGAGCCATCCTAATGTGGTGAGAATTCTGGGTGCTACCAAGCAGGGCTGTCACTTCAACATGTTTGTGGAGTGGATGCCAG GTGGGTCAGTGTCATATCTTCTGGGTCAGTATGGAGCATTCACAGAGCATGTCATCATAAACTACACACGTCAGATACTTCGTGGCTTGGCATACCTTCATGACAATCACATTCTCCATAGGGATCTCAAAG GTGCCAACCTGCTGCTGGACAGCACGGGACAGCTTCTAAGAATTGGGGACTTTGGTGCTTCTGCTCGCCTGGCTTCGCAAAGTACTGGTGCTGGAGAATTTCAAGGCCAGCTCTTAGGCACTATCGCCTTCATGGCACCAGAG GTACTTCGTGGGGAGAGTTATGGCCGGGCCTGTGACGTGTGGAGTGTTGGCTgtgttatgatagaaatgaGCACATGCCGGCCACCTTGGAACTCACATGACATATCCAATCACCTGGCTCTTATTTTTAAG ATAGCCTCGTCAGTAGATCCACCACCCATTCCAGACAACTTGTCACCACCTGTCAGGGACCTATTGCTGCGGTGTCTGGAACAGAAGTCAGAGTTCCGTCCACCTGCCAAAGACCTGCTTATGCATCCACTCTTCATACAGTATTCTAACAAATAG
- the LOC112573157 gene encoding peroxiredoxin-like isoform X3 has protein sequence MPGGCCKSGKEMSQLGQLSLGKPAPDFTTKAVVNGEFKDVSLTQYKGKYVVLFFYPLDFTFVCPTEIIAFSDRAEEFRAINCEVLACSTDSVFSHLAWVNTPRKQGGLGNMNIPLLEDKTGQISRNYGCFKEEDGIAYRGLYVIDGNGTLRQITINDLPVGRSVDETLRLVQAFQYTDKHGEVCPAGWKPGSDTIKPGVKESKTYFSKVN, from the exons GAGATGTCTCAACTAGGACAGCTATCCCTGGGCAAACCAGCCCCCGACTTCACCACCAAGGCCGTCGTCAATGGAGAGTTCAAGGACGTGTCCCTGACCCAGTACAAGGGCAAATACGTCGTTCTCTTTTTCTACCCACTGGACTT CACCTTTGTCTGCCCAACTGAGATTATCGCCTTTAGTGACCGTGCAGAAGAGTTCCGTGCCATCAACTGTGAAGTGCTGGCCTGCTCCACTGACAGTGTTTTCTCTCACTTGGCATG GGTCAACACACCACGCAAACAGGGAGGCTTGGGGAACATGAACATTCCACTTTTGGAGGACAAAACTGGACAAATCTCGCGCAATTATGGCTGCTTTAAGGAGGAGGATGGCATTGCTTACCG AGGTCTTTATGTCATTGATGGCAATGGAACACTTCGACAAATTACCATAAATGACTTGCCTGTGGGAAGATCTGTAGATGAAACACTTCGGCTGGTGCAGGCATTCCAGTACACTGACAAGCATGGCGAAG TTTGCCCGGCTGGTTGGAAACCTGGAAGTGACACCATCAAACCTGGTGTGAAGGAGAGTAAAACCTACTTTTCTAAAGTCAACTGA
- the LOC112573155 gene encoding mitogen-activated protein kinase kinase kinase 1-like isoform X2, with translation MASPAESSENEYPGSPEESVNGAAGAQHGEGEETENFQGPHKWRQNLRHVKAPKFENSDIASDITESARDCVSDRKLSVVSEEDLADNAARSNKTNPEIPPWKKEYLEKKKDHQTGKVSSSGASQIPISNLMRRRSKHLSETESAFTRQVVNSGITQSSRKKISPSNSFRSQSANTYTGRKTPSQGSLTDVSSTYLTQKRIERVQRARLYLLQQTGPNSFLIGGDSPDHKFRVIIGPQTCSCGRGPHCVHVLFVMLRVFQVGESDPCLSSKTLKNYEVENLFRIYHDKRSSRLTQRRQEKPKEIHTPEEGTEQAVSLMGGNSNPSENDAGSTKEEEDICPICLLEMLEGESLIKCEKGCNNRLHHHCIAIWFEECRRQNDPLNCPLCRAQWTTNTTEIKISNQGENNDLLEAPTSTRSSSPQATRVESDSQLPHAEPVPQEFEAVAAPWKEALGEDLVNCLFSRNWSIRETGLKHLGKELVGTLLRSAGEGRSGAIVSSTRTAATQNMLETTSHILAHMCADPVYRVFVASLRSMRTMLGYTPCRDEHQRERLQKLLKPIVDAIFLKCTDGNRRTSQLSLSTLVELAKGQNGELAVGREIVNPGTDGLHGLDFVVKCATEDYNIDSVQWQWLLGRLYIIDKLIEEFPNDFLPHRILPDGAGAAVEKDEPPEEAGAASENKPSQDPPHQANYARLMSVAHFAVKAVCSSHMRIARMSRRVFLLSAKLGAHLEQVIDQLEELLNNISSSSILSLKRKLRRIVADFQLSEKIVHELQHGSEKLVHGTKFESTSSTPVDSPLSSPRCHSPSTVVLEEAGDGSKQNSCPVTSPIIPQQKTHRKLRRHSARRSFRECSVSRAAPSPQGETDLSTFGREGKTDNAVVEASIKENVSSTFKPPTNLPCASPPRPLTPPRTLACFTPTIKVNSILVSSGQYTAVERRDRQEECGNETLRRTYLDSSVSLKMGEMTMFVDEGEIKSPPPDVLIAEEKKSFSLKKCCCPCHQHDTSLYDDAASQTSGFAGVHNSPQSYRNRFHTAEQESMSSDDFLDFSASSTSNNEKPVSFKSEVAESPKSSPSHTLSGGSQHADCTCKEEVEKEEAEALALAMEVSEQQTPIPIVPGLTPTAREEVITIRIQPDEANNGSGDMSTRNSQTYMEGFHWVKGPLLGTGAFSTCYQARDARTGVIMAVKQISFCRNSPVEQESVIEAITTEIHMMSRLSHPNVVRILGATKQGCHFNMFVEWMPGGSVSYLLGQYGAFTEHVIINYTRQILRGLAYLHDNHILHRDLKGANLLLDSTGQLLRIGDFGASARLASQSTGAGEFQGQLLGTIAFMAPEVLRGESYGRACDVWSVGCVMIEMSTCRPPWNSHDISNHLALIFKIASSVDPPPIPDNLSPPVRDLLLRCLEQKSEFRPPAKDLLMHPLFIQYSNK, from the exons CTTCCCCCGCCGAAAGTTCTGAGAATGAATACCCAGGTTCTCCAGAAGAAAGCGTAAATGGCGCTGCTGGCGCCCAACACGGAGAAGGCgaagaaactgaaaactttcaagGTCCTCACAAATGGAGACAGAACTTAAGGCACGTAAAAGCTCCGAAGTTTGAAAACAGCGACATCGCCTCTGACATAACTGAGTCTGCAAGAGACTGCGTGTCCGATAG GAAACTATCAGTGGTGTCAGAGGAAGACTTAGCTGACAATGCTGCACGCTCAAATAAGACCAACCCAGAAATTCCACCATGGAAGAAAGAATacctggaaaagaaaaaggaccATCAG ACTGGGAAAGTGTCTAGTTCTGGAGCATCACAG ATACCTATTAGTAACCTGATGAGGCGCCGAAGTAAACATCTGTCAGAGACGGAATCTGCATTCACACGCCAAGTTGTCAATAGTGGAATTACACAGTCTTCAAGGAAGAAAATATCACCATCAAATTCA TTTCGCAGTCAATCAGCCAACACTTATACCGGTCGGAAAACACCATCACAGGGCTCTCTGACAGATGTTTCATCCACTTATCTAACTCAAAAACGAATTGAGCGAGTACAGCGTGCTCGTCTTTATCTGCTGCAGCAGACAGGGCCTAACTCCTTCCTTATAGGTGGGGATTCTCCAGACCACAAATTTCGTGTCATCATCGGACCACAG ACATGCAGCTGTGGCCGGGGACCCCATTGTGTTCATGTCCTCTTTGTCATGCTTCGTGTCTTTCAAGTTGGAGAGAGTGATCCCTGCCTGTCCAGCAAAACCTTGAAAAACTATGAg GTGGAGAACCTCTTTCGGATTTACCATGATAAACGAAGCTCGCGCCTTACCCAGCGACGGcaagaaaaaccaaaagaaattCATACACCTGAAGAGGGTACAGAACAAGCTGTGTCTCTGATGGGAGGAAACAGCAATCCATCCGAGAATGATGCAGG TAGCACAAAAGAAGAGGAGGACATTTGTCCTATCTGCCTGCTAGAGATGCTTGAGGGAGAGAGTCTCATCAAATGTGAGAAAGGCTGCAACAACCGCCTGCATCACCACTGCATAGCTATTT GGTTTGAGGAGTGCCGCCGTCAAAATGATCCATTGAACTGCCCTCTTTGCCGTGCCCAGTGGACAACTAACACAACTGAAATTAAgat CAGTAACCAGGGAGAGAACAATGATCTGCTGGAAGCCCCCACTAGCACACGTTCTTCATCGCCACAGGCAACGCGAGTTGAGTCAGACAGTCAGCTGCCACATGCTGAGCCAGTGCCACAAGAGTTTGAGGCTGTTGCTGCACCATGGAAAGAG GCTTTAGGAGAGGACCTTGTGAACTGTCTTTTCTCACGTAATTGGTCCATTCGAGAGACGGGCCTAAAGCATCTGGGCAAAGAGCTTGTGGGCACATTACTGCGCAGTGCTGGAGAAGGACGTTCTGGTGCTATTGTGTCTTCTACCCGTACAGCTGCAACACAAAACATGCTCGAAACAACATCCCACATTCTGGCCCACATGTGTGCTGATCCTGTATACAGAGTTTTTGTTGCCAGCTTG CGATCCATGCGAACAATGTTGGGGTATACACCGTGTCGAGATGAGCACCAGAGAGAACGTCTTCAAAAGCTGTTGAAACCAATTGTTGATGCTATCTTCCTGAAATGCACGGATGGCAACAG ACGCACAAGTCAGCTGTCACTTTCAACACTGGTGGAGCTTGCTAAAGGCCAAAATGGAGAACTAGCTGTTGGACGAGAGATTGTCAATCCTG GAACAGATGGCTTACATGGCCTAGACTTTGTTGTGAAGTGTGCTACAGAGGATTACAATATAGACAGCGTGCAGTGGCAGTGGCTTCTGGGGCGTCTTTACATCATTGACAAACTAATTGAAGAGTTCCCCAACGATTTTCTGCCTCATCGTATACTTCCTGATGGAGCTGGCGCAGCAGTTGAAAAAGATGAGCCACCAGAAGAGGCTGGTGCTGCAAGCGAAAACAAACCATCGCAGGATCCACCGCATCAGGCCAATTATGCACGACTGATGTCCGTAGCACATTTTGCTGTAAAAGCAGTGTGCAGTTCTCACATGCGCATTGCACGGATGTCACGTCGAGTTTTTCTCCTTAGTGCCAAGCTTGGAGCTCACCTGGAGCAGGTGATCGATCAGCTCGAGGAACTCTTAAACAACATATCATCATCctctattctttctttaaagCGAAAACTTCGTCGAATTGTGGCAGACTTCCAACTGTCAGAAAAGATCGTTCATGAGTTGCAGCATGGGTCAGAGAAACTTGTTCATGGCACTAAATTTGAGTCAACTTCATCTACGCCAGTAGATTCACCTTTATCAAGCCCTCGGTGCCATTCCCCCAGTACTGTGGTATTGGAAGAAGCTGGTGACGGCAGCAAACAAAATTCTTGCCCAGTTACATCTCCCATCATCCCCCAACAAAAAACTCATCGCAAACTTCGGCGTCATTCAGCTAGGAGAAGTTTCCGTGAATGCTCTGTGTCTAGGGCAGCTCCCTCTCCTCAGGGGGAAACAGATTTGTCAACATTTGGTAGGGAGGGAAAGACTGATAATGCTGTAGTTGAGGCATCTATCAAAGAAAACGTAAGCAGCACTTTCAAACCCCCCACCAACCTCCCTTGTGCTTCACCTCCACGCCCTCTCACCCCACCTCGTACCCTTGCATGTTTCACACCCACCATTAAAGTAAACAGTATACTTGTGTCATCTGGCCAGTACACAGCTGTTGaaaggagagacagacaagaagaGTGTGGCAATGAGACATTGCGAAGAACTTACCTTGATTCCTCAGTTTCCTTAAAGATGGGTGAAATGACGATGTTTGTGGATGAAGGTGAAATAAAATCCCCTCCCCCAGATGTACTTATTGCTGAAGAGAAGAAGTCATTTTCATTGAAGAAGTGCTGTTGTCCTTGTCACCAGCATGATACCAGTCTTTATGATGATGCAGCATCGCAGACCTCTGGGTTTGCAGGTGTGCACAACTCTCCACAGAGTTATCGAAACAGGTTCCACACTGCAGAGCAAGAGTCTATGAGCAGTGATGACTTTTTAGATTTCAGTGCTTCATCAACCTCCAACAACGAAAAGCCTGTCTCTTTCAAGTCAGAAGTCGCTGAATCTCCAAAGAGCTCACCTAGTCACACACTCAGTG GTGGAAGCCAGCATGCTGACTGCACGTGCAAAGAGGAAGTGGAGAAAGAAGAGGCTGAAGCTCTGGCTCTGGCCATGGAAGTCTCAGAACAACAGACTCCAATTCCTATAGTACCTGGCCTGACCCCCACAGCCAGAGAGGAAGTGATCACCATTCGCATACAACCTGAT GAGGCCAACAATGGAAGTGGAGATATGTCTACTCGAAACAGTCAGACGTATATGGAGGGTTTTCACTGGGTGAAGGGGCCTTTGCTGGGCACAGGTGCCTTCAGCACATGTTATCAGGCACGTGATGCTCGTACAGGTGTAATTATGGCTGTCAAACAG ATTTCCTTTTGTCGCAATTCTCCTGTTGAGCAAGAGTCCGTGATTGAAGCTATTACAACAGAGATTCACATGATGTCTCGACTGAGCCATCCTAATGTGGTGAGAATTCTGGGTGCTACCAAGCAGGGCTGTCACTTCAACATGTTTGTGGAGTGGATGCCAG GTGGGTCAGTGTCATATCTTCTGGGTCAGTATGGAGCATTCACAGAGCATGTCATCATAAACTACACACGTCAGATACTTCGTGGCTTGGCATACCTTCATGACAATCACATTCTCCATAGGGATCTCAAAG GTGCCAACCTGCTGCTGGACAGCACGGGACAGCTTCTAAGAATTGGGGACTTTGGTGCTTCTGCTCGCCTGGCTTCGCAAAGTACTGGTGCTGGAGAATTTCAAGGCCAGCTCTTAGGCACTATCGCCTTCATGGCACCAGAG GTACTTCGTGGGGAGAGTTATGGCCGGGCCTGTGACGTGTGGAGTGTTGGCTgtgttatgatagaaatgaGCACATGCCGGCCACCTTGGAACTCACATGACATATCCAATCACCTGGCTCTTATTTTTAAG ATAGCCTCGTCAGTAGATCCACCACCCATTCCAGACAACTTGTCACCACCTGTCAGGGACCTATTGCTGCGGTGTCTGGAACAGAAGTCAGAGTTCCGTCCACCTGCCAAAGACCTGCTTATGCATCCACTCTTCATACAGTATTCTAACAAATAG
- the LOC112573157 gene encoding peroxiredoxin-like isoform X2, with the protein MRMLGLERLVLSTAVSVPGGNWVVWKEMSQLGQLSLGKPAPDFTTKAVVNGEFKDVSLTQYKGKYVVLFFYPLDFTFVCPTEIIAFSDRAEEFRAINCEVLACSTDSVFSHLAWVNTPRKQGGLGNMNIPLLEDKTGQISRNYGCFKEEDGIAYRGLYVIDGNGTLRQITINDLPVGRSVDETLRLVQAFQYTDKHGEVCPAGWKPGSDTIKPGVKESKTYFSKVN; encoded by the exons ATGAGGATGTTGGGGTTGGAGCGGCTTGTACTGAGTACTGCTGTTTCCGTGCCAGGAGGGAACTGGGTGGTGTGGAAG GAGATGTCTCAACTAGGACAGCTATCCCTGGGCAAACCAGCCCCCGACTTCACCACCAAGGCCGTCGTCAATGGAGAGTTCAAGGACGTGTCCCTGACCCAGTACAAGGGCAAATACGTCGTTCTCTTTTTCTACCCACTGGACTT CACCTTTGTCTGCCCAACTGAGATTATCGCCTTTAGTGACCGTGCAGAAGAGTTCCGTGCCATCAACTGTGAAGTGCTGGCCTGCTCCACTGACAGTGTTTTCTCTCACTTGGCATG GGTCAACACACCACGCAAACAGGGAGGCTTGGGGAACATGAACATTCCACTTTTGGAGGACAAAACTGGACAAATCTCGCGCAATTATGGCTGCTTTAAGGAGGAGGATGGCATTGCTTACCG AGGTCTTTATGTCATTGATGGCAATGGAACACTTCGACAAATTACCATAAATGACTTGCCTGTGGGAAGATCTGTAGATGAAACACTTCGGCTGGTGCAGGCATTCCAGTACACTGACAAGCATGGCGAAG TTTGCCCGGCTGGTTGGAAACCTGGAAGTGACACCATCAAACCTGGTGTGAAGGAGAGTAAAACCTACTTTTCTAAAGTCAACTGA